From a region of the Fusarium verticillioides 7600 chromosome 9, whole genome shotgun sequence genome:
- a CDS encoding 2,4-dihydroxyhept-2-ene-1,7-dioic acid aldolase: protein MASGNFFKAALDKGAGPSLGYWQMMPSTNISRMLAQTPGCDWVLIDCEHGDLDVDRDMRQCVPAVAAAGASPIVRIPSTEPWLIKRALDAGAHGILVPLLQTAQEACNIVKAAKFPPMGNRGFGSPFSMDRFKPVPTSDEYLQQANDSLLTLVQIETKSALDNLEDIAAVEGIDVLFIGPFDLGNSIGYPILNGVVKPELKAAIYRILEVSRKAGKKCGIYSSSGEQARGYIEAGFDMVHVGTDYAMLQQATRTEMGTAQGKDLGKRVGY, encoded by the exons ATGGCTTCAGGCAATTTCTTCAAGGCAGCGCTTGACAAAGGCGCAGGGCCGAGCCTTGGGTATTGGCAGATGATGCCCAGCACCAACATCTCACGCATGCTCGCGCAGACGCCCGGCTGCGACTGGGTACTGATTGATTGTGAACACGGTGATCTTGATG TAGATCGAGATATGCGCCAGTGCGTCCCAGCCGTTGCAGCAGCTGGCGCATCGCCGATTGTGCGGATCCCGAGTACAGAGCCATGGCTCATTAAGC GGGCACTGGATGCTGGTGCGCATGGA ATTCTCGTTCCTCTCCTACAAACGGCCCAAGAGGCTTGCAATATCGTAAAGGCGGCGAAATTTCCTCCCATGGGAAACCGTGGCTTCGGAAGCCCGTTCTCCATGGATCGCTTCAAGCCCGTCCCTACATCGGATGAGTATCTCCAACAGGCCAACGACAGTCTCCTTACCCTCGTTCAAATCGAGACGAAGTCTGCTTTGGACAACCTCGAAGACATTGCGGCCGTTGAAGGTATCGACGTTTTATTCATTGGTCCTTTCGATCTTG GTAATAGCATTGGATATCCGATCCTCAACGGAGTCGTGAAAccagagctcaaggctgcCATCTACCGCATTCTGGAAGTTTCTCGTAAGGCTGGGAAGAAATGCGGTATCTATTCGTCATCTGGAGAGCAGGCGAGGGGATATATCGAGGCTGGGTTTGATATGGTTCATGTTGGGACGGACTACGCGATGCTTCAACAAGCTACGAGAACTGAGATGGGTACAGCTCAAGGGAAGGACTTGGGAAAGCGCGTGGGTTATTAG